In Fibrobacter sp. UWB10, a single window of DNA contains:
- the folP gene encoding dihydropteroate synthase, which produces MFKEVLDHSRSLPWKIGNKVLPCKTPLIMGIVNVTPDSFFDGGKHNKPDAAYEHAMMLLDQGAEILDIGGESSRPGSAPVSLQEELDRVCPVVERLAKLAKEREFYISVDTVKAKVAEETMKLGAHIINDISACAMDPNMLQTVADTKAAVVLNHIRGNFGTMQQDFKPYTNVVQEVREELLSQVKKLLDLGVEREKICIDPGIGFGKTAQDNIDLMKSTEEFLKDGYPVLIGTSRKSYIGKMPGLETSDRLIPTVTAGIVAVLGGASCIRVHDVKEAKESLLYLEALRNDSV; this is translated from the coding sequence ATGTTCAAAGAAGTTCTGGATCATAGTCGCTCTCTCCCTTGGAAAATCGGCAACAAGGTTTTGCCTTGCAAAACCCCGCTGATCATGGGTATTGTGAATGTGACTCCGGACAGTTTTTTTGACGGCGGCAAGCATAACAAGCCTGACGCCGCCTACGAACACGCCATGATGCTTTTGGATCAGGGCGCCGAAATTCTGGACATCGGTGGCGAAAGCAGCCGTCCAGGAAGCGCCCCTGTCAGCCTGCAAGAAGAACTGGACCGCGTATGCCCCGTGGTAGAACGCCTGGCCAAGCTCGCCAAGGAACGCGAATTCTATATCTCAGTCGATACGGTCAAAGCCAAGGTAGCCGAAGAAACCATGAAACTCGGCGCGCATATTATCAACGACATCAGCGCCTGCGCCATGGACCCGAATATGCTCCAGACGGTCGCAGACACCAAGGCTGCCGTCGTGCTAAACCACATTCGCGGAAATTTTGGTACCATGCAGCAGGACTTCAAGCCGTACACGAACGTGGTGCAGGAAGTCCGCGAAGAACTCTTGTCGCAGGTGAAAAAGCTTTTGGACCTCGGCGTCGAACGCGAAAAGATTTGCATTGATCCGGGTATTGGATTCGGAAAAACGGCGCAGGACAACATCGATTTGATGAAATCCACCGAAGAATTCCTGAAAGACGGCTACCCCGTTCTCATCGGAACCTCGCGCAAGTCCTATATTGGTAAAATGCCCGGCCTCGAAACGAGCGACCGCCTGATTCCGACCGTTACGGCAGGAATCGTGGCCGTACTCGGTGGCGCAAGCTGCATTCGCGTGCACGATGTGAAAGAGGCCAAGGAATCCTTGCTGTATTTGGAGGCGTTAAGAAATGATTCTGTTTAA
- the cdaA gene encoding diadenylate cyclase CdaA: MILFKLFGIIDVRPADILDVLLISIIIYYIFLLFRGTRAAQMIFGGLLLILAWIIAQWWELHTVVWLISNLATLGIIALVILFQPEIRSALTRIGQAASKLDFHNLFFHSSGLDEITKTIASACQDLAKTHTGALIVLEKRVGLRNYADTGEILDARISSRLLRALFFPNSALHDGAVIMNSKRIIAAGCILPMPTGNAEKEAGYGMRHRAAKALAAECDALVIVVSEETGYISIAYRNTLRRNISVAELKQEIIRHWGELFNDVRESAKTETAEEKAS; this comes from the coding sequence ATGATTCTGTTTAAGCTATTCGGGATTATCGATGTGCGTCCGGCAGATATTCTGGACGTGCTCCTGATATCCATCATCATTTACTACATCTTCTTGCTGTTCCGCGGTACGCGTGCCGCCCAGATGATTTTCGGTGGTTTGTTGCTGATTCTTGCCTGGATTATTGCACAGTGGTGGGAACTCCATACCGTCGTGTGGCTTATCAGTAACCTTGCGACCCTCGGTATTATCGCCCTCGTGATTCTTTTCCAGCCCGAAATTCGAAGCGCCCTTACCCGTATCGGTCAAGCGGCCAGTAAGCTCGATTTTCACAACCTGTTTTTCCATTCCAGCGGTCTCGACGAAATCACCAAGACCATCGCAAGCGCCTGCCAAGACCTGGCAAAGACACACACCGGTGCGCTGATTGTGCTTGAAAAGCGCGTGGGCCTGCGTAACTACGCCGACACCGGTGAAATCTTGGATGCCCGAATCAGTTCGAGACTTTTACGTGCCCTCTTCTTCCCGAATTCCGCTTTGCACGATGGTGCCGTGATTATGAACAGCAAGCGTATTATTGCTGCCGGCTGTATCTTGCCTATGCCCACGGGTAACGCCGAAAAAGAAGCGGGCTACGGCATGCGTCACCGCGCCGCCAAGGCACTTGCCGCCGAATGCGACGCCCTTGTGATTGTGGTGTCCGAAGAAACTGGCTACATCTCTATCGCCTACCGCAACACGCTGCGCCGAAACATCAGCGTCGCCGAACTCAAGCAAGAAATCATTCGCCACTGGGGCGAACTCTTTAACGACGTCCGCGAATCGGCAAAGACCGAAACCGCCGAAGAAAAAGCGAGTTAG
- the tilS gene encoding tRNA lysidine(34) synthetase TilS yields MKDSIADSIRRHGFKRLLLAVSGGLDSICLAHYFICNKERLGIEWLGIAHVHHGLRVGTADRDAAFVEAFAKAHDIPFFLKKLDGDALKSAEGSLEENARDARYKALQEAAENCDAIVTAHHAGDQAETMYMRLRRGTTLAGLKGIQEVRSNIYRPFLNVTRAELLTYARENNLEWCEDESNSDVKFARNKVRHEFLPLLEKESPSAATQLCRIALLADKAYAKVMKANEILFTTALKAEKADADIHQHNIRAGIALDKKRLRKVLREHASADLSEMFRLWLSEQGFRFPIGFFYDQKEPAHVKIPVRAAYRKRSIVKNGSTVLICEFESVEAALKFVSCK; encoded by the coding sequence TTGAAAGATTCCATTGCAGATAGTATTCGCCGTCATGGTTTCAAACGCTTGTTGCTTGCAGTTTCGGGCGGGCTGGATTCTATTTGTTTGGCGCATTATTTTATTTGCAATAAAGAGAGATTGGGCATTGAATGGCTAGGAATTGCGCATGTGCATCACGGACTGCGGGTCGGAACTGCCGACCGCGACGCCGCATTTGTTGAAGCATTCGCGAAGGCACACGACATTCCATTTTTCTTGAAGAAGCTGGATGGTGACGCTCTAAAAAGTGCCGAAGGATCACTCGAAGAAAACGCGAGGGATGCAAGGTACAAGGCGCTACAAGAAGCCGCCGAAAACTGCGACGCCATCGTGACAGCGCATCATGCAGGCGACCAAGCGGAAACCATGTACATGCGACTCCGCCGAGGAACAACGCTTGCGGGCCTCAAGGGGATTCAGGAAGTACGAAGCAACATTTACCGCCCTTTTCTGAATGTGACTCGGGCGGAACTTCTTACGTATGCTCGCGAAAACAATCTTGAGTGGTGCGAAGACGAAAGCAATTCCGATGTAAAATTTGCACGAAACAAGGTGCGGCACGAATTCCTCCCGCTACTGGAAAAAGAAAGCCCCAGCGCCGCGACGCAATTATGCAGAATTGCCTTGTTAGCAGACAAGGCGTATGCGAAAGTGATGAAAGCGAACGAAATTCTCTTCACGACAGCATTGAAGGCCGAGAAAGCTGATGCTGATATTCATCAGCATAACATACGGGCGGGTATCGCATTGGACAAGAAAAGGCTGAGGAAGGTTCTGCGGGAGCATGCCAGTGCGGACTTGTCAGAGATGTTCCGGTTATGGCTTTCGGAGCAGGGTTTTCGCTTTCCAATTGGGTTCTTTTACGACCAAAAAGAGCCCGCACATGTTAAAATTCCCGTACGCGCCGCTTACCGCAAGCGTTCTATCGTCAAAAACGGCTCTACTGTCTTGATTTGCGAATTTGAAAGCGTCGAGGCAGCCCTAAAATTTGTATCTTGCAAGTGA
- a CDS encoding histidine phosphatase family protein, which produces MKKTAFLLFLAVACFAQTDSIKNEITKDFRKMGSNYYAYPTPTAKYTKAPAGYKPFYLSHYGRHGSRFHQPADHYHALYNTLAKADSLGKLSDLGKSLLERAKYLDEYAAPRAGDLTQLGVAQHQGIAKRMVKNFPEVFKNDAYIEAYASTSVRCVVSMAAFLEELHAQKPKVEIHQESGKYLMSFISPLDFGKIINESNTPAWQKENEKIYSHVNPTRMMRAIFNDSNYIKKNVDAGDLFSKIYEIGNSLQGSPEIEFSFDDLWTAEEFTARWHAQNAWWYSVLGNNPFAKKQGLENARPLLKNVLDEADKVIAADTTKANKTAAKPAKKTTATLRFGHDTVIIPFAVLLQLENGTMNTGIETADMENLHKVWRDYEITPMAANVQFIFYKSAKRGSPILVKVMLNEIEQKLPVTCDSATIKNCPAAPYYRWDDVREFYRK; this is translated from the coding sequence ATGAAGAAAACCGCTTTTTTACTTTTTCTCGCTGTTGCTTGCTTTGCTCAGACCGATTCTATCAAGAATGAAATCACCAAAGATTTTCGAAAAATGGGTAGCAACTACTACGCCTACCCCACTCCGACCGCCAAGTATACCAAGGCTCCCGCCGGCTACAAGCCGTTTTACCTGAGCCATTACGGCAGACACGGCAGTCGTTTTCATCAACCTGCCGACCATTACCACGCTCTGTACAATACGCTCGCTAAGGCCGATTCTTTAGGCAAACTCAGCGATTTGGGCAAAAGCCTGCTTGAACGTGCCAAGTACTTAGACGAATACGCCGCCCCGCGCGCAGGCGATTTGACTCAGCTCGGCGTGGCCCAGCACCAGGGAATCGCCAAACGCATGGTCAAGAACTTCCCCGAAGTGTTCAAGAACGACGCCTACATTGAAGCCTATGCCAGCACCAGCGTGCGCTGCGTCGTAAGCATGGCCGCATTCCTCGAAGAACTGCATGCGCAAAAGCCCAAAGTCGAGATTCACCAGGAATCGGGCAAATACCTGATGAGTTTCATCAGTCCGCTTGATTTTGGCAAGATTATCAATGAATCGAACACGCCCGCATGGCAAAAAGAAAACGAAAAAATTTACAGCCATGTGAATCCGACTCGTATGATGCGCGCCATTTTCAACGATTCCAACTACATCAAGAAAAATGTAGACGCAGGCGATCTTTTCAGCAAGATTTATGAAATCGGCAACAGCCTGCAAGGCAGCCCCGAAATCGAATTCAGCTTTGACGATTTGTGGACCGCCGAAGAATTCACCGCTCGCTGGCACGCGCAAAATGCCTGGTGGTACAGCGTTCTCGGAAACAATCCCTTCGCCAAAAAGCAAGGCCTTGAAAATGCTCGCCCGCTCCTGAAAAACGTTCTGGACGAAGCCGACAAGGTGATTGCAGCCGACACAACAAAGGCAAACAAAACTGCCGCAAAGCCCGCCAAAAAGACAACGGCAACGCTCCGCTTCGGGCACGATACCGTCATCATTCCTTTCGCCGTATTGCTGCAACTAGAAAACGGCACAATGAATACCGGAATCGAAACCGCCGACATGGAAAACCTGCACAAGGTCTGGCGCGACTACGAAATCACCCCGATGGCCGCGAACGTACAATTTATCTTCTACAAATCAGCAAAGAGAGGCTCCCCCATTTTGGTAAAGGTGATGCTCAACGAAATCGAGCAAAAATTGCCCGTGACATGCGATTCAGCGACAATAAAGAACTGCCCCGCCGCCCCGTATTACCGCTGGGATGACGTAAGAGAGTTCTATAGGAAATAA
- a CDS encoding SUMF1/EgtB/PvdO family nonheme iron enzyme: MSNNETEDQVKSRRKKKNIAILVLMFLLLVTLFIVQCHLDQIKQEALAKEQETALELQRRQTLDSLRALEQARADSIRKADSLAKLNADDSLRIADSLRIADSLAALKNNVNRDSIRHVRDSLNHIKDSLAAIDKARADSLQRIADSLAAIEKAKADSLEKKRIQDSIRAADQVPPVAEIVPPAGRYYDPIKLKVKCEEIKCKTFLSIGDTLHAQEAGKAIEYNTTGSVFFYAEDSVGNRSAWEEAKYDMASDNVCGKNAYPVPLGGKTVCVDAYEYPNKVDELPRDMVSQEQAASLCQQEGKHLCSLAEWQAACKSKDNTRYSYGDSYKQNKCNTNRKAAMRSGRKEQCRSWYGMYDMNGNLWEWTSTTSKDHPNMYLVAGGAWNTNNESKCTDNKFSFYPQNQYPNVGFRCCK; encoded by the coding sequence ATGAGTAATAACGAAACAGAAGATCAAGTAAAATCTCGCCGCAAAAAGAAGAACATCGCGATTCTCGTGTTGATGTTCCTCTTGTTGGTGACCCTTTTTATTGTGCAATGCCACTTGGACCAGATTAAGCAAGAAGCACTTGCCAAGGAACAAGAAACCGCACTTGAATTGCAGCGCCGCCAGACGCTGGACAGCCTACGCGCTCTAGAACAGGCTCGCGCCGACAGCATTCGCAAGGCCGATTCTTTGGCAAAGCTTAACGCCGATGACAGTCTGCGCATTGCCGACAGTCTCCGTATTGCAGACTCGCTTGCCGCTCTCAAGAACAATGTGAACCGCGACAGCATCCGCCATGTGCGCGACAGCCTGAACCACATCAAGGATAGCCTTGCAGCTATCGACAAGGCCCGCGCCGATAGCCTGCAGCGCATCGCCGATTCTTTGGCAGCCATCGAAAAAGCCAAGGCAGACTCGCTCGAAAAGAAGCGCATTCAAGACAGCATCCGCGCCGCCGACCAGGTGCCGCCTGTTGCCGAAATCGTACCGCCTGCAGGCCGCTACTACGACCCCATCAAGCTCAAGGTCAAGTGCGAAGAAATCAAGTGCAAAACGTTCCTCTCTATTGGCGATACGCTCCACGCTCAAGAAGCAGGCAAGGCAATCGAATACAATACGACCGGAAGTGTATTCTTCTACGCCGAAGACTCCGTGGGCAACCGCTCTGCATGGGAAGAAGCCAAGTACGACATGGCTAGCGACAACGTTTGCGGCAAGAACGCCTACCCCGTTCCGCTCGGCGGCAAGACCGTTTGCGTAGACGCTTACGAATACCCGAACAAGGTTGACGAACTCCCCCGCGACATGGTGAGCCAGGAACAGGCCGCAAGCCTTTGCCAGCAAGAAGGCAAGCACCTTTGCAGCCTCGCCGAATGGCAGGCCGCTTGCAAGAGCAAAGACAACACTCGCTACAGCTACGGCGACAGCTACAAGCAGAACAAGTGCAATACCAACAGGAAGGCTGCCATGCGCAGTGGCCGTAAGGAACAGTGCCGCAGCTGGTACGGCATGTACGACATGAACGGAAACCTTTGGGAATGGACTTCGACTACGAGCAAGGATCACCCGAACATGTACTTAGTCGCTGGCGGTGCCTGGAACACCAACAACGAGAGCAAGTGCACCGACAACAAGTTCAGTTTCTATCCGCAGAACCAGTATCCCAACGTAGGGTTCAGGTGCTGCAAATAA
- a CDS encoding thioredoxin-like domain-containing protein has product MTIRNAILALLVTAGASFAVPWLGVTFKKATFENHLALDVHGVHPESGCFTAGMVAGDQIIGVQGQTLTDMSQIQSAVTGHKAGQKIKVEIAREGKKRTLTVALTERPDDISSLTGSAIGSKIAKFGENFYKNGEKRKEKPKATLLDFWATWCGPCRKTLPVLANIYKKYSSKGVEIIGIADEPVETLNDFYAHQHASPYPLYRDAKKEMWMRYGIHAVPTLMLLDKDGYIKRVWSGAPTEYMIEQILKDVLD; this is encoded by the coding sequence ATGACCATTCGCAATGCTATACTCGCGCTTCTGGTGACGGCGGGCGCTTCTTTTGCCGTCCCTTGGCTTGGCGTTACCTTTAAAAAGGCGACTTTCGAAAATCATCTTGCTCTAGACGTGCACGGCGTGCATCCGGAATCGGGCTGCTTTACGGCGGGCATGGTGGCCGGCGACCAGATTATCGGCGTGCAGGGCCAAACGCTTACGGACATGTCGCAAATTCAGTCTGCGGTCACAGGCCACAAGGCGGGGCAGAAGATTAAGGTTGAAATTGCCCGCGAAGGCAAAAAGCGAACGCTGACAGTTGCCCTCACGGAACGCCCCGACGACATCAGCAGTCTGACGGGTTCCGCCATCGGCAGTAAAATCGCGAAATTCGGCGAAAACTTCTACAAGAATGGTGAAAAGCGCAAAGAAAAACCGAAGGCAACTTTGCTCGACTTTTGGGCTACCTGGTGCGGTCCTTGCCGCAAGACGCTCCCGGTGCTGGCTAACATCTATAAAAAGTATAGCTCCAAGGGGGTCGAAATCATCGGTATTGCCGACGAACCTGTCGAAACGCTGAACGATTTCTACGCTCACCAGCATGCGTCGCCGTATCCGCTTTACCGCGATGCTAAAAAAGAAATGTGGATGCGCTATGGCATCCACGCAGTTCCGACTTTAATGTTGCTCGATAAAGATGGCTACATCAAGCGGGTCTGGAGCGGGGCTCCGACCGAATACATGATTGAACAAATCCTGAAGGACGTTCTGGATTAA
- a CDS encoding dihydroorotate oxidase — protein sequence MSFNCVNHEYYLNFGDRMLALIRRIFHKYPEFRHDSFKHVARLAPYIPFLGGRPDLSKTLKRVITFPDHSNSLYLGCPIILAAGANKTAKRICDYANMGFGGITVGTATRKFREGNTHRPRIGFLENDRAIHNSMGLNNEGVEVIARRADEQLMKAHKVGLCVGVSVAETPGLTDDEEKLKDLLESFAIAYKAGDFIEINLSCPNTGESRVDMDLSLTERIFGEIMKYRNAQAIRKAVYAKISPDLSERHLVNVMDMIVRTGVNGVVVGNTYPTKKMSELPVETKFEDLTPLRADGDCGGMSGRPLYENMMWNVTYIRKHYPEISVIACGGIDHGFKIFDLIKLGVDAVECYSVVAFRWMAAHAMRKELEAALFELGYKTLSDYDDHNPKQTKAV from the coding sequence ATGTCTTTCAACTGCGTGAATCACGAATATTACCTGAACTTTGGCGACCGCATGCTTGCGCTGATTCGCCGCATTTTTCACAAATATCCCGAATTCCGTCACGATTCTTTTAAACATGTCGCAAGGCTTGCTCCGTATATCCCGTTTTTGGGCGGTCGACCGGACTTGAGCAAGACCCTCAAGCGCGTTATTACCTTCCCGGACCACAGTAATTCTCTGTACCTCGGTTGCCCCATTATTCTGGCAGCAGGAGCTAACAAGACTGCCAAGCGCATTTGCGACTATGCGAACATGGGCTTTGGCGGCATTACGGTTGGAACCGCGACCCGCAAGTTCCGCGAAGGCAACACGCACCGCCCGCGTATCGGTTTTCTTGAAAATGACCGCGCTATTCACAATAGCATGGGCCTCAACAACGAAGGTGTCGAAGTCATTGCACGCCGTGCCGATGAACAACTGATGAAGGCTCACAAGGTGGGGCTTTGCGTAGGCGTGTCTGTGGCCGAAACCCCGGGCCTTACCGACGACGAAGAAAAGCTGAAGGACTTGCTCGAAAGTTTTGCCATCGCTTACAAGGCGGGCGACTTTATCGAAATCAATTTGAGCTGCCCCAATACCGGCGAATCTCGCGTAGACATGGACTTGTCGCTGACCGAACGCATTTTCGGCGAAATCATGAAGTACCGCAATGCCCAGGCGATTCGCAAGGCTGTGTATGCCAAAATCAGCCCCGACCTGTCGGAACGCCACTTGGTGAACGTGATGGACATGATTGTGCGCACGGGCGTGAACGGTGTGGTGGTTGGCAATACTTACCCGACCAAAAAGATGAGCGAACTTCCGGTTGAAACCAAGTTCGAAGACTTGACTCCGCTTCGCGCTGATGGCGACTGCGGTGGTATGTCGGGCAGACCGCTCTACGAAAACATGATGTGGAATGTGACCTACATCCGTAAGCATTACCCGGAAATCAGCGTGATTGCTTGCGGTGGCATTGACCACGGCTTCAAGATTTTTGATTTGATTAAGCTTGGTGTCGATGCGGTGGAATGCTATTCTGTGGTGGCCTTCCGCTGGATGGCTGCACACGCCATGCGTAAAGAACTCGAAGCGGCTCTCTTTGAACTGGGCTACAAGACTCTTTCGGATTACGACGACCACAATCCCAAGCAAACTAAAGCTGTTTGA
- the ftsH gene encoding ATP-dependent zinc metalloprotease FtsH — MSQGKPTPPYRSKNFIILLVMILLLFVMFPLAGKDGESDITRTEFLAMMGDSTKVITELTLQKTPDGVIIEGKREMSAEEKAEAKKNQSALARFTKSNDNGNTKAFRSHMLEVSNDQITAWEMFKGVKVKVIHESSTWLDTIVAFLPAILLIVFFYLMMNRQMGGGGKGPFSFGKSQAKQLNGKQKTTFNDVAGCDEAKQDLQELVEFLKDPKKFDALGGRIPKGALLVGPPGTGKTLLARAVAGEAGVPFFSMSGSDFVEMFVGVGASRVRDLFETGKKNAPCILFIDEIDAVGRQRGAGLGGGHDEREQTLNQLLVEMDGFTANEGVILIAATNRPDVLDKALLRPGRFDRQIVVGLPDLKGREEILKVHLKKRKVPLADDVDVKAVAKGTPGLAGADLENLVNEAALLAARFNNKKVTMLDFEEARDKLSMGAERRTLLMTDEEKRHTAYHEAGHALMTLLCKHSDPLHKITIIPRGRALGVTMSLPERDQVSYSREYAEERIMIMMSGRLAELIFFNHQSTGASNDIQRATELARKMVTEWGFDDEIGPVCYSRTDGEVFLGREISKPKEMSEMMAEKIDNAVNSLIKRLDLAAKKLIEENKDKLIDLAEALFEFEVLDREEIDRVMAGEKLTGTKKSRQYKALEEMEEKKKRENTPPPDPGKQPPVAPVTDANAAPVAEIKPAPAAGTTPANDGDAQSSTVESHQENS, encoded by the coding sequence ATGAGTCAAGGAAAACCTACTCCACCCTACCGTAGCAAGAACTTTATCATTTTGTTGGTGATGATTCTTTTGTTGTTCGTCATGTTCCCGCTCGCCGGGAAAGATGGCGAATCGGACATTACGCGCACCGAATTTTTGGCCATGATGGGTGACTCCACCAAGGTGATTACCGAACTCACCTTGCAAAAGACCCCCGATGGCGTGATTATTGAAGGCAAGCGCGAAATGAGTGCCGAAGAAAAGGCCGAAGCGAAAAAGAACCAGAGTGCTCTCGCCCGCTTTACCAAGTCAAACGACAACGGCAACACTAAAGCTTTCCGTAGCCACATGCTGGAAGTCAGCAATGACCAGATTACCGCCTGGGAAATGTTCAAGGGCGTCAAAGTCAAGGTCATTCACGAATCCAGCACCTGGCTCGACACGATTGTCGCATTCTTGCCCGCAATCTTGTTGATTGTATTCTTCTACCTGATGATGAATCGCCAGATGGGTGGCGGCGGCAAGGGTCCGTTCAGCTTTGGCAAGAGCCAGGCAAAACAGTTGAACGGTAAGCAGAAGACCACCTTTAACGATGTGGCTGGCTGCGACGAAGCCAAGCAAGATTTGCAGGAACTCGTGGAATTCTTGAAGGACCCGAAGAAATTCGATGCCCTCGGCGGACGTATTCCGAAGGGCGCATTGCTCGTTGGCCCTCCGGGTACCGGTAAGACGCTCCTCGCCCGCGCTGTTGCAGGCGAAGCAGGTGTGCCGTTCTTTAGCATGTCCGGTTCTGACTTTGTGGAAATGTTCGTGGGCGTGGGCGCAAGCCGCGTGCGCGACCTCTTTGAAACCGGCAAGAAGAACGCTCCGTGCATTCTGTTCATCGACGAAATCGACGCCGTAGGTCGCCAGCGTGGTGCTGGTCTCGGTGGCGGTCACGATGAACGCGAACAGACTTTGAACCAGTTGCTGGTGGAAATGGACGGCTTTACCGCCAACGAAGGCGTGATTTTGATTGCCGCCACGAACCGCCCCGACGTACTCGACAAGGCACTGCTCCGCCCCGGCCGCTTTGACCGCCAGATTGTGGTGGGACTCCCCGACCTGAAGGGCCGCGAAGAAATCTTGAAGGTGCACCTGAAAAAGCGCAAGGTGCCGCTGGCCGACGACGTGGACGTGAAGGCTGTCGCAAAGGGAACTCCTGGTCTTGCAGGCGCAGACCTCGAAAACCTGGTGAACGAAGCCGCCCTCTTGGCCGCTCGCTTCAACAACAAGAAAGTCACGATGCTCGACTTTGAAGAAGCCCGCGACAAGCTCAGCATGGGTGCCGAGCGCCGCACGCTCCTGATGACCGACGAAGAAAAGCGCCACACCGCTTACCACGAAGCTGGCCATGCATTGATGACGCTCTTGTGCAAGCATTCTGACCCGCTCCACAAGATTACGATTATCCCGCGCGGCCGCGCCCTCGGCGTGACCATGAGTCTGCCCGAACGCGACCAAGTAAGCTACAGCCGCGAATACGCCGAAGAACGCATCATGATCATGATGTCTGGCCGCCTCGCCGAACTCATCTTCTTCAACCACCAGAGCACGGGTGCCAGCAACGACATCCAGCGCGCTACCGAACTTGCCCGCAAGATGGTGACGGAATGGGGCTTTGACGACGAAATCGGACCGGTATGCTACAGCCGCACCGACGGCGAAGTGTTCCTCGGCCGCGAAATCAGCAAGCCGAAAGAAATGTCCGAAATGATGGCCGAAAAGATCGACAACGCGGTGAACAGCCTCATCAAGCGTTTGGACCTTGCCGCCAAGAAGCTCATTGAAGAAAACAAGGACAAGCTGATTGACCTCGCCGAGGCACTCTTCGAATTCGAAGTGCTTGACCGCGAAGAAATTGACCGCGTAATGGCTGGAGAGAAACTGACCGGCACCAAGAAGAGCCGCCAGTACAAGGCGCTCGAAGAAATGGAAGAAAAGAAGAAGCGCGAAAATACGCCGCCGCCTGACCCGGGCAAACAGCCGCCGGTAGCACCGGTCACTGATGCTAACGCTGCCCCCGTTGCCGAAATCAAGCCCGCCCCCGCCGCCGGAACCACCCCGGCAAATGACGGCGATGCCCAATCATCTACTGTAGAATCTCATCAGGAAAATTCGTAA
- the hisI gene encoding phosphoribosyl-AMP cyclohydrolase: MKFEDLIKEVKFEVEVDGVKLAPAIVQDADKGDVLMMAWMNEEALRRTHECGEMVFWSRSRKEYWHKGDTSGNVMTVVEWAADCDSDALLFKVRMQGPQVACHTGARSCFFKVCDK; the protein is encoded by the coding sequence ATGAAATTCGAAGATTTGATTAAAGAAGTAAAGTTCGAAGTGGAAGTCGATGGCGTGAAGCTTGCGCCGGCAATCGTTCAAGATGCCGACAAGGGCGACGTTCTGATGATGGCCTGGATGAACGAAGAAGCACTCCGCCGCACGCACGAATGTGGTGAAATGGTGTTCTGGAGCCGTAGCCGCAAGGAATACTGGCACAAGGGCGACACCAGCGGAAACGTGATGACCGTCGTGGAATGGGCTGCCGACTGCGACAGCGACGCTTTGCTCTTTAAAGTTCGCATGCAGGGTCCGCAGGTGGCTTGCCACACGGGTGCCCGCAGCTGTTTCTTTAAAGTCTGCGATAAATAA